Proteins co-encoded in one Bremerella sp. TYQ1 genomic window:
- a CDS encoding nitrogen regulation protein NR(II): MDHHSSSHESSEPTREKSRDQYLVDQYNEIARLAGSLAHEIKTPLSVIRMNMELLAEDLDDPQTPQQRRAKQKIQTVQEQCERLQGLLNDFLRFARIRDLNLLPGNLNEQIERVLNFVEPQADQQGVDIIRYLDSELPSIDLDAELLYSALLNLVVNAIQAMPDGGSLMVQTREFRTGVLLRLVDTGCGMSDTTAIRMFDPFYSTKDGGSGLGLPLAKKIIEAHHAIIDVQSELGRGTQFTLEFPLPKRIGSTPSRESDAPED, translated from the coding sequence ATGGATCATCATTCCTCTTCCCACGAATCTTCCGAACCGACTCGCGAAAAGTCGCGCGATCAGTACCTGGTCGATCAGTACAACGAGATCGCCCGGTTGGCTGGCTCTTTGGCGCATGAGATCAAGACGCCGCTTTCCGTGATTCGGATGAACATGGAGCTGCTTGCCGAGGATTTAGACGATCCGCAAACACCCCAACAGCGACGCGCAAAACAGAAGATTCAGACGGTTCAGGAGCAGTGCGAACGACTGCAGGGATTGCTGAACGACTTTCTGCGGTTTGCTCGGATTCGCGATTTAAACTTACTGCCAGGCAATCTGAACGAGCAGATCGAACGTGTTCTGAATTTCGTCGAACCTCAAGCCGATCAGCAAGGGGTCGATATTATTCGCTATCTCGACTCGGAGCTACCGAGTATCGATCTCGACGCAGAGTTGCTTTACTCGGCTCTACTGAACTTGGTGGTCAATGCCATCCAGGCAATGCCCGATGGGGGATCGCTGATGGTTCAGACCCGGGAGTTTCGAACCGGCGTTCTGCTTCGCCTGGTCGACACCGGATGCGGGATGAGCGATACGACGGCGATTCGTATGTTCGATCCGTTCTATTCGACCAAAGATGGCGGCTCTGGACTTGGATTGCCGCTGGCAAAGAAGATCATCGAAGCGCACCACGCCATTATTGATGTCCAAAGCGAGCTAGGGCGGGGGACTCAATTCACGCTCGAATTCCCGTTGCCGAAACGTATCGGCAGTACGCCTTCGCGGGAAAGTGATGCCCCGGAAGATTAG